Proteins encoded by one window of Ulvibacter sp. MAR_2010_11:
- a CDS encoding AraC family transcriptional regulator, producing the protein MEKWIMFVDFILIAGMSLLGLFVIFLLKSHTSFSKKLLILFFASSFFFLLYYYSYLHRSQVLGAVAILFGNGAGFLLGPVLLFYIKSLIFPKEKIVRPLLLHLTPFYIFWFLVSLPIALSLGANIFRSYHDNYMIVGDYINIGENIYFIVYAFLALQLVKQINRGSEESYSFIDENNLRWAEYLIIGLMGIIILDSFFSVYELIFPPISWNIGTVIAFLFVGLYSFLGYKGMFQSNILLPNFLIVDVSTVDIKESEIKPDSKLQRPIRHLDTFSEIEINQLKEKLYSLLEGDKIYLNESLSLSDISNELKITDKKLSELLNQHLNINFYNFINEYRVAEVKERLQNPENAKYTLLGIAYDCGFQSKASFNRIFKQKTGMSPSKYRKMVAST; encoded by the coding sequence ATGGAAAAGTGGATCATGTTTGTAGATTTTATATTAATAGCGGGCATGTCTCTTCTGGGCTTGTTCGTTATTTTTTTGCTTAAATCGCACACAAGTTTTTCAAAAAAACTGCTCATACTATTTTTTGCCAGTTCCTTTTTCTTCTTGTTGTATTACTATTCCTATCTGCATAGATCTCAAGTTTTAGGCGCCGTCGCAATTTTATTCGGTAATGGTGCCGGATTCTTGCTAGGACCTGTCTTGCTGTTTTACATTAAGTCTTTAATTTTTCCAAAGGAAAAGATTGTACGCCCGCTTTTACTTCATTTGACGCCGTTTTATATATTTTGGTTTTTAGTATCGTTGCCAATTGCACTGAGTCTTGGAGCAAATATTTTCAGATCCTATCATGACAATTATATGATTGTTGGGGATTATATCAATATTGGAGAGAATATCTATTTTATAGTATACGCCTTTCTGGCATTACAATTGGTAAAGCAAATTAATCGAGGATCCGAAGAGAGTTATTCCTTTATAGATGAGAACAATCTGCGATGGGCCGAATACTTAATTATTGGATTAATGGGGATTATAATTTTAGATAGCTTTTTCTCTGTCTACGAACTTATTTTCCCCCCAATTTCATGGAATATTGGAACAGTAATCGCCTTTTTATTTGTTGGATTGTATAGTTTTTTGGGCTACAAAGGGATGTTCCAGTCCAATATTTTACTTCCTAATTTTCTAATTGTCGATGTTTCAACTGTCGATATCAAAGAAAGTGAGATTAAACCCGACTCGAAATTACAGCGGCCTATCCGGCACTTGGATACTTTTTCAGAAATAGAAATCAATCAGCTAAAGGAAAAGCTATATTCACTTTTGGAAGGAGATAAGATTTATTTAAATGAATCGTTGAGCCTCTCCGACATTTCAAATGAGTTGAAAATTACGGATAAAAAATTATCGGAACTTTTGAATCAGCATCTTAACATAAATTTTTACAATTTTATTAATGAATACCGTGTCGCTGAAGTGAAGGAGCGGTTACAAAACCCCGAAAACGCAAAATATACACTATTAGGGATTGCCTACGATTGTGGTTTTCAATCCAAAGCAAGCTTTAACAGGATATTTAAACAGAAGACAGGCATGTCACCATCTAAGTATAGAAAAATGGTAGCTTCGACTTAA
- a CDS encoding YitT family protein, which produces MNYLFQYIVTQVIKSKPQGKHLSKTKQQYEKELRAAKVEFSHLIKDSALIVLGVISASIGLKGFLLPNAFIDGGVTGISLILTDITGLSLSLFLVAVNLPFIILGLSTVGKNFAIRSLLAIAILAISVHFIELPTITDDKLLIAVFGGFFLGAGIGLAIRGGAVIDGTEVLAIYISKKTALTIGDVILLFNVLIFGVAAYIFSTETALYAMLTYLAASKTVDFVVSGIEEYVGVTIISDFSEDIRLAIIEKMGRGCTIYNGKRGFGKRGDRLKDSDIIYTLITRLELAKLQTEIDKIDKDAFIVMHSIKDAKGGMIKKRPLK; this is translated from the coding sequence ATGAATTATCTTTTTCAATACATCGTTACGCAGGTTATAAAGAGTAAGCCGCAAGGCAAACATCTTTCGAAAACCAAGCAACAATATGAGAAAGAGCTCAGAGCTGCTAAAGTTGAATTCTCACACTTGATCAAAGACAGTGCTTTGATAGTTTTGGGAGTTATTTCAGCAAGTATAGGGTTAAAGGGTTTTTTGCTTCCCAATGCATTTATCGATGGAGGAGTTACGGGTATATCTCTTATTTTAACCGACATTACAGGGCTTTCATTATCCTTGTTTTTAGTTGCGGTAAACCTTCCGTTTATAATTCTGGGACTTTCTACCGTCGGCAAGAATTTTGCAATTCGTAGTCTTTTAGCCATTGCTATTTTGGCTATTTCAGTGCACTTTATTGAACTTCCCACAATCACCGACGATAAACTATTAATAGCGGTATTTGGAGGGTTCTTTTTGGGAGCAGGAATAGGTCTGGCCATTCGAGGAGGTGCTGTGATAGACGGGACAGAAGTATTGGCAATATATATCAGTAAGAAAACAGCGCTTACAATTGGTGATGTAATTTTGCTCTTTAATGTTCTGATTTTTGGTGTCGCAGCTTACATTTTTTCAACCGAAACAGCGCTCTACGCAATGCTTACTTATTTGGCAGCATCCAAGACTGTCGATTTTGTCGTATCCGGTATTGAAGAATATGTAGGGGTAACGATTATTTCAGATTTTAGTGAAGATATTCGATTAGCCATCATTGAAAAAATGGGAAGGGGATGTACTATCTATAATGGAAAAAGAGGTTTTGGAAAAAGAGGTGACCGTTTAAAAGATTCAGATATAATTTATACCCTCATTACGCGTTTGGAGCTTGCCAAATTGCAGACTGAGATAGATAAAATTGACAAAGATGCCTTTATTGTAATGCATAGTATCAAGGACGCCAAGGGAGGAATGATAAAGAAAAGACCTCTAAAATAA
- a CDS encoding S10 family peptidase has product MKISTITFFLSAIFCVTLSAQNRSIPIDTLIVTQHNSTINGTKISYTATAGMQPVWDELGKPVATLQYTYYKRTNAGNNETRPLLISFNGGPGSASVWMHVAYTGPMVLNIDDEGYPVQPYGVSENPYSVLDVADIVFVNPANTGYSRTIPESGKEVDRDKFFGINADIKYLATWVNTFVSRHNRWRSPKYIIGESYGGTRVAGLALELQESQWMYLNGVIMVSPADYQVFNSDAAVASALNLPYFTAAAWHHKMLPSALQQKDLTDVLPEAEDFAINSLMPALAKGGFIGETEKNNVAEKIAYYSGLSKKSILQNNLDVPTQFFWKELLRDKTGNTIGRLDSRYLGLDRSEAGIRPDYSAELTSWLHSFTPAINYYLREHLHFITDTKYNMFGNVHPWNNENNNVRDDLRQAMAENPYLNVLFQSGYYDGATTYFNAKYTMWQIDPSGKMKDRLSFQGYRSGHMMYLRREDLKAANDHLRAFIQNTAAKGKAAKY; this is encoded by the coding sequence ATGAAAATATCGACCATCACCTTTTTTCTCAGCGCCATTTTTTGTGTAACTCTTTCAGCTCAAAACCGAAGCATCCCAATCGATACTTTGATTGTTACACAACATAATTCAACAATTAACGGAACAAAAATTTCATATACTGCAACTGCAGGAATGCAGCCTGTTTGGGATGAACTCGGAAAGCCTGTCGCCACCCTTCAGTATACCTATTACAAGCGCACCAACGCAGGCAATAACGAAACCCGTCCTTTGCTTATTTCCTTTAACGGAGGTCCGGGATCGGCTTCGGTGTGGATGCATGTTGCCTATACCGGCCCAATGGTTTTAAATATCGATGACGAAGGTTATCCGGTGCAGCCGTATGGAGTGAGCGAGAATCCGTATTCGGTGTTGGATGTTGCCGATATTGTATTTGTGAATCCTGCGAATACCGGATATTCCCGAACTATTCCCGAAAGTGGGAAAGAAGTAGATCGCGATAAATTCTTCGGAATAAATGCCGATATAAAGTATCTGGCTACTTGGGTAAATACCTTTGTGAGTCGGCACAACCGCTGGCGTTCTCCAAAGTATATAATTGGTGAGAGTTACGGAGGCACACGCGTTGCAGGCTTGGCACTGGAGCTTCAGGAATCCCAGTGGATGTACCTCAACGGAGTAATTATGGTTTCCCCGGCCGATTATCAGGTTTTTAACAGCGATGCAGCGGTGGCGTCAGCATTAAATCTGCCTTATTTTACAGCGGCTGCATGGCATCATAAAATGTTGCCTTCGGCATTGCAGCAAAAAGATTTAACTGATGTATTACCCGAAGCCGAAGACTTTGCTATAAACTCCCTAATGCCGGCATTGGCCAAAGGCGGATTTATTGGTGAAACCGAAAAAAATAATGTAGCCGAAAAAATTGCCTACTACTCAGGGCTATCCAAAAAATCGATCCTCCAAAACAATCTCGATGTGCCAACACAGTTTTTTTGGAAAGAATTATTGCGTGACAAAACAGGAAACACTATTGGGCGTTTGGATTCCCGTTATTTAGGATTGGACCGAAGCGAAGCCGGAATTCGCCCCGATTACAGTGCCGAACTTACTTCATGGTTGCATTCCTTTACCCCGGCAATTAATTATTACTTACGGGAACACCTTCATTTTATTACCGATACCAAATACAATATGTTTGGAAATGTACATCCGTGGAATAACGAAAACAATAATGTTCGTGATGATTTGAGACAGGCAATGGCAGAAAACCCATACCTTAACGTTTTGTTTCAAAGTGGTTATTACGACGGGGCTACTACCTATTTTAATGCGAAATATACCATGTGGCAAATTGATCCCAGTGGGAAGATGAAAGATCGTCTGAGTTTTCAAGGTTATCGAAGCGGCCATATGATGTACCTTCGGCGGGAAGACCTGAAAGCAGCCAATGACCACTTACGAGCCTTTATTCAAAATACGGCTGCCAAAGGAAAAGCGGCTAAATATTGA
- a CDS encoding DoxX family protein yields the protein MVVDVIFLAPYALLLLRIIIAIIFFSSGKSHMQNPEERGKSIGMSPAATTVLGAVELIAAISIAFGLAAQIGAAIIMMVMLGAMQKKIMVWKTGFYEEKGYGWHYDLLLFAGAFVILVTGGGLLVIF from the coding sequence ATGGTAGTAGACGTAATTTTCTTAGCGCCGTATGCCCTTTTATTATTGCGTATCATTATTGCGATCATATTTTTCTCAAGCGGAAAAAGTCATATGCAAAATCCTGAGGAAAGAGGTAAAAGTATCGGGATGTCTCCCGCAGCCACGACTGTTTTGGGTGCAGTCGAATTAATTGCGGCAATTTCTATTGCCTTTGGACTTGCGGCCCAAATTGGAGCTGCAATAATTATGATGGTTATGCTGGGTGCTATGCAGAAAAAAATAATGGTTTGGAAAACCGGTTTTTATGAAGAAAAGGGGTACGGTTGGCACTATGACCTTTTGTTGTTTGCAGGAGCTTTTGTCATTCTGGTTACGGGAGGTGGATTGCTTGTGATATTTTAA
- a CDS encoding cupin domain-containing protein: MKSFVLLVTTLVFSSCEIQVKEPLPDPLQAGWEQQAVCEILQENSELRVLQCTFPPGVGHERHYHNAHFGYTLAGSKFRIKDTTGTREVNVPTGYNYYNERIEWHEVLNIGDSTAVFLIFEPK; encoded by the coding sequence ATGAAATCATTTGTACTATTAGTTACGACTCTCGTTTTTAGTTCTTGTGAGATTCAAGTAAAAGAACCCCTGCCAGACCCATTACAAGCAGGTTGGGAGCAGCAGGCAGTCTGTGAAATTTTACAGGAGAATTCAGAACTAAGGGTGTTACAATGCACCTTCCCTCCCGGCGTAGGTCACGAAAGACATTATCATAATGCACATTTTGGGTATACTCTGGCCGGGAGTAAATTCCGAATTAAAGACACTACAGGTACTAGGGAAGTGAATGTTCCTACCGGATACAATTATTATAACGAACGCATCGAATGGCACGAAGTCTTAAACATTGGCGACAGTACGGCTGTGTTCTTAATTTTTGAACCAAAATAA
- a CDS encoding proline iminopeptidase-family hydrolase, translating into MKSPIFSLFTIMFLLLGCSEKQHEHAATDCNDSYFDYSNSEDQLTGGIKMIPITTEKGTFDVWTKRVGNNPKMKVLLLHGGPGGTHEFFESFDGFMPKEGIEYIYYDQLDSYYSDQPNDSTLWTTKHFVEEVEQVRKALGLDNNNFYLLGQSWGGILAMEYALKYQDNLKGLIVSNMMASIPEYEKYASEVLGPQMPAEIYAEIKAMEVKNDFGNPRYAELVTQHYYTEHFLRMPTDNWPESVNRAMKHLNPNIYIAMQGYSEFGITGDASLKGWDVSGKLNTLKVPTLMIGATYDTMDPKYMEWMASEVQNGRFLLCPNGSHLSQYDDPKNYFPGVIQFIKDVDSGAF; encoded by the coding sequence ATGAAAAGTCCGATTTTCTCTTTATTTACCATCATGTTTCTTCTTTTGGGTTGTTCCGAAAAGCAGCACGAACATGCTGCAACCGATTGCAATGATTCCTATTTCGATTATTCGAATAGCGAGGATCAGCTTACCGGCGGAATTAAAATGATTCCTATTACTACCGAAAAAGGCACCTTCGACGTTTGGACCAAAAGAGTGGGAAACAATCCTAAAATGAAAGTGCTGCTGCTACACGGTGGTCCGGGTGGGACACACGAGTTTTTTGAAAGCTTCGATGGTTTTATGCCCAAAGAAGGCATCGAATACATTTATTACGACCAACTGGATTCTTATTACAGCGACCAGCCCAACGATTCTACCTTATGGACTACCAAGCATTTTGTGGAAGAAGTGGAACAGGTACGCAAAGCGCTAGGTCTTGACAACAATAATTTCTACCTGCTAGGGCAATCCTGGGGCGGAATTTTAGCTATGGAATACGCGCTAAAATATCAGGATAATCTGAAGGGACTCATCGTCTCTAACATGATGGCAAGCATACCTGAATATGAAAAATACGCCTCCGAAGTACTGGGGCCACAAATGCCCGCCGAAATTTACGCCGAAATTAAAGCGATGGAAGTTAAAAACGACTTCGGGAATCCAAGATATGCCGAACTGGTAACGCAACATTATTATACCGAGCATTTCTTGCGAATGCCAACAGACAATTGGCCCGAATCGGTAAATCGGGCCATGAAACACCTCAACCCGAATATTTACATCGCCATGCAGGGATACAGTGAATTTGGAATCACCGGAGATGCATCCTTAAAAGGATGGGATGTTTCCGGCAAATTAAATACGCTCAAAGTTCCTACCTTGATGATTGGTGCTACCTACGATACGATGGATCCCAAATACATGGAATGGATGGCTTCGGAAGTGCAAAACGGACGCTTCTTATTGTGTCCTAACGGAAGTCATTTATCTCAATACGACGATCCAAAAAACTACTTTCCGGGCGTTATTCAATTTATAAAAGATGTGGATTCGGGAGCATTTTAA
- a CDS encoding lipopolysaccharide assembly protein LapB: MKYVSFIFIILLAVSCKKPAENTSYLGVVNISITGKEKALPAFEKGLLLLHSFEYDDAREAFLEAQTLDSNMAMAYWGESMTYNHSLWNEQDYDEAVSALHHLEKIDLTTITQLEQDLIEAAKILYQPKTEKNARDVAYSDFMAGLTKKYRDNHEVAAFYALSLLGSVPDGRDDVLYGKGAKIAKGILAENPNHPGALHYLIHSYDDPSHASLALEAANTYAKVAPDASHALHMPSHIYVAMGMWDEVISSNINSYDASVTRMREKNLNNDARGYHAYHWLQYGYLQKGNKEEAKKMVDTITKYVTQSPSKRGRVHQVFLKGTYLVETNDWEGEVANIPVSISDLNIAIRSQYHFLEGMKNYKKGNLKKLDSILEVMDKDHQRESFVVAEGSAKLCSSVTRDEATESDLKESQIRQLQLQALKADLQKNVVLAEKLFQESIALDKTLSYNFGPPSIQKPTYELYADWLLLKNRKEEAAAAYTEALTTGPGRLHIRTGIEKAQQL, encoded by the coding sequence ATGAAGTATGTATCATTTATTTTTATCATTTTACTTGCAGTAAGTTGTAAGAAACCTGCCGAAAATACCAGCTATCTGGGCGTGGTAAATATTAGTATTACAGGGAAAGAAAAAGCCCTTCCGGCCTTCGAAAAAGGGCTGCTGTTACTCCACTCCTTCGAATACGACGACGCCCGTGAGGCTTTTCTGGAAGCTCAAACCTTAGATTCCAATATGGCAATGGCCTACTGGGGAGAATCAATGACTTACAATCACAGTCTTTGGAACGAACAAGATTACGATGAGGCAGTCTCAGCTCTACATCACCTTGAAAAAATAGATCTTACAACAATCACTCAGCTGGAACAGGATTTAATTGAAGCCGCAAAAATACTATACCAACCCAAAACCGAGAAAAACGCCAGAGATGTCGCTTACTCCGATTTTATGGCAGGCTTAACTAAAAAATACCGCGATAATCACGAAGTGGCCGCCTTTTATGCCTTGTCATTATTAGGGTCGGTCCCCGATGGTAGAGACGATGTATTGTACGGCAAAGGCGCAAAAATTGCGAAAGGGATTTTAGCTGAAAATCCAAACCATCCCGGTGCGCTTCATTATCTTATTCATTCGTACGACGATCCTTCGCATGCTTCCTTGGCGCTTGAAGCCGCCAATACCTATGCAAAAGTGGCTCCCGATGCCAGCCATGCCCTGCACATGCCCTCACACATTTACGTTGCCATGGGGATGTGGGATGAAGTAATTTCTTCGAATATAAACTCATACGATGCAAGCGTTACCCGAATGCGCGAAAAAAATCTCAATAACGACGCCCGGGGATACCATGCCTATCACTGGCTGCAATACGGTTATCTTCAAAAAGGAAATAAGGAGGAAGCAAAAAAAATGGTAGACACCATCACCAAATATGTTACTCAAAGTCCTTCAAAACGAGGTAGAGTACATCAGGTGTTTTTAAAAGGCACCTATTTGGTAGAAACCAACGATTGGGAGGGCGAAGTAGCTAACATCCCAGTATCTATCAGCGATTTAAATATTGCGATTCGATCTCAATATCATTTTCTGGAAGGAATGAAAAATTACAAAAAAGGAAATCTTAAAAAACTGGATAGTATTCTAGAGGTGATGGATAAAGACCATCAGCGGGAAAGTTTCGTGGTTGCCGAAGGCAGTGCGAAACTCTGCTCAAGTGTAACTCGCGACGAAGCCACCGAAAGCGATTTAAAGGAATCTCAAATACGGCAATTACAATTACAGGCCTTGAAAGCCGATCTTCAAAAAAATGTAGTTTTAGCCGAAAAACTGTTTCAAGAATCCATCGCTCTGGATAAGACTTTAAGCTACAATTTTGGTCCGCCATCCATTCAAAAACCCACATATGAATTGTATGCAGACTGGCTTCTGCTTAAAAATAGAAAGGAAGAAGCTGCTGCTGCCTATACCGAAGCTCTTACAACAGGACCGGGCAGATTACATATTCGTACCGGGATTGAAAAAGCACAGCAATTATAA
- a CDS encoding MBOAT family protein: MLLVASYVFYGLWNPPLVILLWISTLVDWFAGKNLAVEENKRKRKLWLLLSMVVNLGFLGFFKYRDFMLDNFTSVVNSYGYGYQAQPMDIILPMGISFYTFQTMSYTIDLYLKRTERAKTFLDFALYVTFFPQLVAGPIVRAKDLISQFYEEKRATINQFLWGLFLLTIGLFQKVVLADTLLSDTADTVFGSKSTLHIWDAWTGTLAFSGQIFFDFAGYSTCAIGIALMMGIILPDNFRYPYAAVGFSDLWRRWHISLSTWLRDYLYIPLGGNKHGVVRMYSALMITMLLGGLWHGAAWTFVIWGALHGIYLVIERLLKAKIKIRVNAFTGIIFAFLTFTLVNFTWVFFRAREFSVAKSMIQSMLFMNPEGEKILQSFDIIKVTLVIGGLFICHWLMRNTSMKEVSLKIPSWVLGVTWAIMFFLIAISQGSGEQFIYFQF, from the coding sequence ATGTTACTTGTTGCCAGTTATGTGTTTTATGGGTTATGGAATCCTCCCTTAGTTATTTTACTTTGGATATCCACTCTTGTTGATTGGTTTGCAGGAAAGAACTTAGCAGTTGAAGAGAATAAGCGAAAACGTAAGTTATGGCTACTGTTAAGTATGGTTGTTAACTTAGGTTTTTTGGGATTCTTTAAGTATCGGGATTTTATGCTGGATAACTTTACTTCGGTCGTTAATAGCTACGGGTATGGCTATCAGGCACAACCCATGGATATTATACTTCCTATGGGAATCTCCTTTTATACTTTTCAAACGATGTCCTACACAATCGATTTGTATTTAAAGCGGACCGAGCGTGCCAAAACATTTTTGGATTTCGCTTTGTATGTCACCTTTTTCCCGCAATTGGTTGCCGGTCCTATTGTAAGAGCTAAAGACCTTATTTCACAGTTTTACGAAGAGAAAAGAGCAACAATCAATCAATTTCTTTGGGGATTGTTTCTACTTACTATTGGGTTATTTCAAAAAGTAGTGTTGGCAGACACCCTATTGTCCGATACTGCCGACACAGTGTTTGGTTCAAAATCAACACTTCACATCTGGGATGCATGGACGGGAACACTCGCTTTTTCCGGTCAGATTTTCTTTGATTTTGCCGGTTACTCTACTTGTGCTATTGGAATAGCCTTAATGATGGGTATAATCTTACCCGATAATTTCAGGTATCCTTATGCGGCCGTTGGTTTTTCAGATTTGTGGCGACGTTGGCATATTTCATTATCAACTTGGTTACGGGATTATTTATACATTCCGTTAGGTGGAAATAAACACGGAGTAGTGAGAATGTATTCAGCCTTAATGATTACGATGCTTTTGGGTGGTTTATGGCATGGAGCGGCATGGACTTTTGTAATTTGGGGGGCTTTGCATGGAATTTATTTGGTTATTGAACGATTGTTAAAAGCCAAAATTAAAATTCGAGTGAATGCCTTTACCGGAATTATTTTTGCCTTCCTCACATTTACCCTTGTAAATTTTACCTGGGTCTTTTTTAGAGCCCGTGAATTTTCGGTGGCAAAGAGCATGATACAATCCATGCTTTTTATGAACCCTGAAGGAGAAAAAATATTACAATCTTTCGATATTATTAAAGTAACCTTAGTAATAGGCGGATTATTTATTTGTCATTGGCTGATGCGAAACACATCTATGAAAGAAGTTTCACTAAAAATACCGTCATGGGTTTTGGGGGTGACATGGGCAATAATGTTCTTCTTAATTGCAATTTCGCAGGGAAGTGGAGAACAATTCATTTATTTTCAATTTTAA
- a CDS encoding nuclear transport factor 2 family protein: MKTTIKLLFVTALLIVTACDNPNKQVEDNIAKYTSVWDEIINDGNLELINDTNFDPEITLISSPDNVVGIDAFKDYYSNFTTGFTNADFSIVDIFGQGDKLVKHWKFKGTHSGEFFGIPPTSKIIDVEGTTIAVMKNGRITQEQDFMDNLSFMSQLGIDPLLNAENLSAVSGLYANFGKGDVPAVLAALDEKVVWNEAEGNALADKNPYIGPDAVLSGVFTRVLEEFPNFTLNDIVLHNMENNQVLATLRYKGSNSSTGKDLNAQAAHLWTLKDGKIIGFQQYADTKQLHDVGRK, translated from the coding sequence ATGAAAACAACCATTAAATTACTATTCGTTACAGCACTGTTAATTGTGACTGCCTGTGACAATCCTAACAAACAAGTAGAAGACAATATTGCTAAGTATACCAGTGTTTGGGACGAAATTATTAATGATGGCAACCTGGAGCTTATCAATGACACAAATTTCGATCCTGAAATCACACTTATCTCGAGTCCGGATAATGTGGTGGGTATTGATGCATTTAAAGACTACTACTCAAACTTTACTACAGGCTTTACCAATGCTGACTTCTCAATTGTCGATATTTTTGGACAAGGAGATAAGCTTGTAAAACACTGGAAATTTAAAGGAACCCATAGTGGCGAATTTTTTGGAATCCCTCCCACAAGCAAAATAATAGATGTTGAGGGAACTACAATAGCTGTTATGAAAAATGGTAGAATAACTCAGGAACAGGATTTTATGGACAATCTTTCCTTTATGTCTCAATTAGGGATTGATCCTTTGCTAAATGCCGAGAACCTTTCGGCAGTTTCAGGATTATATGCCAATTTCGGTAAGGGAGATGTCCCTGCTGTTTTAGCAGCATTAGATGAAAAAGTTGTTTGGAATGAAGCCGAAGGAAATGCGCTGGCCGACAAAAACCCTTACATAGGCCCGGATGCCGTTTTAAGCGGTGTTTTTACACGTGTATTGGAGGAATTTCCTAATTTCACTTTAAACGATATTGTGCTTCATAATATGGAAAATAATCAAGTCTTGGCTACACTCCGCTATAAGGGTTCAAATTCAAGTACCGGAAAGGATCTTAATGCACAGGCAGCGCATTTATGGACATTAAAAGACGGTAAAATAATAGGCTTCCAACAGTATGCAGATACTAAACAACTTCATGATGTAGGAAGAAAATAA
- a CDS encoding Pycsar system effector family protein produces MEEQELPPESPPEATHRPYVKNAHTEELVDHYWGSINYIASLIKASELKAGLILSFYGILLNFIFQSIGTVFDATSNDLILYILIGAWFFCTAASIFYCVRCFIPKIEGNYDKNIFFFGDVTSKFGSIKEFAQTFYKVSVDEEQLFGQLGEQIFIISKIAAWKFRNVKRAIRLLALGLAVLFITAAYYTILIVF; encoded by the coding sequence ATGGAAGAGCAAGAATTACCCCCGGAATCCCCACCAGAAGCGACGCATAGGCCTTATGTAAAAAACGCACATACCGAAGAACTTGTTGATCATTATTGGGGAAGTATAAATTACATAGCCAGCCTTATAAAAGCATCCGAGCTCAAAGCCGGACTTATACTTTCTTTTTACGGTATTTTGTTGAATTTCATTTTCCAAAGCATCGGCACTGTCTTCGATGCGACTTCCAACGACCTTATCCTCTATATACTTATTGGGGCTTGGTTTTTTTGTACCGCTGCTTCCATTTTCTATTGCGTGCGGTGTTTTATTCCTAAAATAGAAGGAAACTACGACAAGAATATATTCTTTTTTGGAGATGTTACATCTAAATTCGGGAGCATCAAGGAATTTGCACAGACCTTTTACAAAGTTAGTGTTGATGAGGAGCAACTTTTTGGACAATTAGGAGAGCAAATTTTTATTATTTCAAAAATTGCAGCATGGAAATTCAGAAATGTAAAAAGAGCCATTAGGTTATTAGCGCTCGGACTTGCTGTCCTATTTATAACCGCAGCTTATTATACTATTTTGATAGTGTTCTGA